The Arvicola amphibius chromosome 4, mArvAmp1.2, whole genome shotgun sequence genome includes the window ATGGAGTCCACTggcaatggatacatctacatcCCAGTTCCTGCATCAGTGATCAAGGAACACCTCAAAAGAAACGTCCCTAAGTTTATAAGACTCAGAACACcgggaagtctgctgtgaaactGTCTCTCCTAGAGacggctgcataaacaagaccagaacagtGGCAGTATCAAGGGACATGTTCAGATGGGAGAAATTCTCTTGGGGTCCCTCCACGAGACAAAATTAAAGATAACTAGtgattgctgggagaaggagaactGGCCTCTCAGGGATGAGCCCTCTTATTAGTTATAAAGTAGAGTCGTCAACCTTGAAactacctgcacacacaccaaaaaacagactcagaaagttgtatttatatacatttgtgcatgccaatgcatacacacatatgtatgtaatacATTTATGATATCAATAAAGTGAAAGAGGCAATCAACCTGAAAATGGGGTTTGAGGGAAGGTAGCCAGGGCAGGTTGTTTTCAAGGGGAAAgttatgtaattctatttcaattaaaacctattcaaataaataagctatataaaaataatgcCTGGGGTCCCACATTTTGCATTTGGATACATTATTGTCTTGATCCCAGTCCCCAACCCATTAATGAGTTGACTTCAAGATCATCTTATAAGAAACATTTATGCCTTTAAATCCCCTTGCCCAAGAAACCTTCTTCCAGAGGATGTGTGGGCTGTTGGCAAGAATTGCTTCATGGTGAGGTCTCTTTGGGGCTGGGCTGTGAAGTGCAGTTGGGGGATCTGATGAGGGAGTAGCAGTATAAACACAGGGGCATCCCTGTGCATTCATCCCACTGGGCACGAGTCAATCACAGCTAGATGTATAGAAGAACGTCCTTGGGGCAGCCTTCTGTTGAATGTGCTATGCTGTCTCTCACTTTATTTCAGCCCTAAGAGTCAGGAGTCAGCCCCTGCTGGGTCAGCTGTGACTCTGGAGACTGAACAAAAGCGCTCACATCACTGCTAAGCATCACATTCTTAAACTAGTTTGAGCATGTCAAAAGCGGCTGTGACTGCATGCGTAAGGACCGTGCAGattaagccagacaaaatcccagcaagcATAGGGGAGGCAGTCACTAAGCTCCACCTCGAACTGACCTTGCTCTTGGCAGCTGGTGGCTCCTGGAGGAGGGAGTGCCAGTCATCTCCAGGGTTGATGTTACCCATGCTGCAGTAGGTGGCTGTTAATGCATGCAGATCCTGGCAACACTAGGTGGACTCAGTGATTTTAATACAGGATCAAATAAAATTAGGAGGGAATTATAATAGGGGATAGTGTGGAAATTGGAGGAGGGATAGGGATGGACTTGACCAAAGTACATTCTATGCATGTAGGAAATTATCAAACATCAAAAAAGTAGGGTGTGTTCATCCTGGCTATCTCTCCAGATCTTATCTCCCTGCCAAGTGTTACCACTGAGTTCTCCTCATGGAGGGTACCTTCATCTGTTGTAGGGTCTGCATGTATCAGTGctgacaaggaagcaaaatatGAAGAGGTGAGGATGAAAACtagatccatctggacttgaccAGTCAGACTGGATCAAAACTTCTAGAGAGTCTGATCCCGTGGTTTAATTCTCTTACACATTTAAACACGGTCAAActttggtgagaaaaaaaaaatctccgtGTGATAATTCTCATAACAAAACTTTAGGTACAACTACATAGAAACTCTCTGTGCAAAGCACCACAACACCCATGTGACCTTTACAATAAGAAGGAGTTCTTTGGGCTGAAAACCCAGATCTCAGGGCCAGGGCCTAGACAGGAAGAATTTGCAGTAAGTGTAAGGTTAAATTCTGTTGGTGGAGAATGCAGAGTACATGGCGCCTCTTTCATAAGGATGGCTCTAGTCACCAAGAGACAAAGCTCATGATTAAGGTTAAAACAATGCTCAGGATTTTGGGGGATTCCAATCCTCAGGATTTGGGGGATTTCAATCCTCAGGATTTTGGGGGGATTCCAGAAGGCTGGCTCCATAGAAGAACAAAAAGATCACCAAGTTGTCAGACAACATTCACTAAAGGCTTCTGGGTGACGAGGCATAAGTCACTTCCTTTGAAGAAAATAGACCTGCATGATTGACAGTCCTGGTTTCCCCAATGCTGACTCTAAGCTGTGCTCCCTACGCTCTTCCACCCTGTGTTCTTCACAGCCTGCTTCTTTTCATTGCTCCCTTAACTCAAGTTTAACTATGATATTAGCTTTTATTTCATCCTCCTAAATGACCGTGACTCTCAAGTCCATCTGTTTGTGCTATTGTCCTTGAAATATGACAACTTCTCAGTGAGCTTAGTCTTCTGGTCTTCATTTCCACAACCATCTAACCCACTTTCTAGCTTATATTTAATCGTAAACTTATTTCTAGCTATTGTATTGTTgcaacacattttcattatctgatAAAGGTCCTTTTATTTACACCCCCACTGGAATTAGTTGTTCTTAATAATATTTGCCTTGAAGTGTCTAAGTTTTGAAAAGTTCCTATATTTCAAAGAGTAAGGGAAATATAGGACTCATGGCTTTACTTTCTCATGAATCCAAGGAGccaaaaaaagacaataaatataCAGATCACCAGAAATGATTACCAATAACACATTATATCCTCTGTCGAGTTGTTAAAAGGCACATCTGTCTTACAAACCAATCTCTGAGTCAGTGCAGAGTACCAAGGGGCCGCTGTTAACCATGATGATGGGGTCATTAGGGCATGGTACTTGGGCCAGGCTCTGAACACTGTGCAAACCACCATGTGGAAAGAGCTGTGTGGATACAGTAAGTGATGCATTCGAACAATTAGGAAACAAGAAGACTCAAGATAGTTTGAAGCCCCAGATTCCATAACAAAGAAAACTGGAAGATGCAGGTGTCATTCACAGAAAAGACGGAAGGATTTACTGGGAACTGAGATGAGAGAGGCCTCAGAAGTCATGCTCATGCTAGTCAAGTAGGTGTGGAAGTCAGCCAGAAAAGCTGGAAAACACTCTCTACCACATCCCAGGGTTGTGTGTTGTGGTAAGAGGGAACGGAGTACAAATGTCACCCTAACTAAGAGCACAAGGTATGTTCTTACCTTCTCTAAGCCTCCAtttactcatctgtaaaataaaaatataacttgaTTGAACTATTGAATGATTCAAATGAAATAAGTATGTTTATGTTGCTTAGCAATGTGCATAGGTACATAGTGTGTGCTTGATAAAGATGAATGGAGATGACAagaccaggaggaggaggaggattgtCAAATTCTTGAAGATGTTTACTCTTAGCCAGATTGGGGATAAAAAGAGGCGACAGCCCGTGAAGAATGAAAAACAGCAATTGGTACTGGAGGAAGTAGAAAGTGTATTGTCTTCCTGTGTCAGTCTCTGTGGTGTTCCCCCCATCAAACTTGGAAATAGTGATGGACAATAGAGCCCAAATACCGAATactattttttatgttatttatatttatgtttgacCTTTGTACAGTCTCAGTTCCTAAGGTCCCAAGAGAGGGTGTGTTTAATGATTTCTGGGTATTGAAGTAGAGGGGTGGCTTCAGGCATAAATATGCCCCATAGGTCACATGATTCAAGGAGACCAAGTAAAAATTAGACAAAAAAGGCAAAGGATTGAATATGCATAATTCAttgttgaaattaaaaaaaaaaaaccttgatggGTTATTGAGacagatgccaggaaataatAGGTTTATGGGCAATTAGGTAAGTGTAAGATaggtacatgcatatatacataggtTTAGGCCACTACAGAtgctgagagagagggagagagagagttgagcAAAGTAGCAATGGGGCAATGGTTCAGAGTTGGGTTCCAAGGCTACAGAAGTACATCTCCAAAAGAAGATTAATCgattattttctgagacaaaagCATTACGAATGGGTGGAAACAAAACTTTGAGCAAGAGTCTATAATATGGAGATTATCCTGGCAACAGTGGTGAGTTCTGGTCCCATTAACCTAAACCACAGAGTAGGGAACTGTGCTAAGAAAGGCCAACAGGCTGTGGACGCCTTCAGGACCAACTGCTTACTCCAAGGATAAGGAATTCGGAGTGCCTAGGTAGGGCTTCTCTGCAAATGTTCTTTGTACATACACCAGCGGTCTTTGACGTCCACCAAGGCGTCTGTATTTCAAAATCCATCAGCAGGCCTGGCTCCTTCCACTGTTGCAAGAAACACAGGGTATAGCCAGCTGGCTGAAGAGTGGATTTGGGACTTGGCGCTACTTTATTGGCTCCTGGAGTTTTGAATTGTGTGTGCCCTGTCTTTTTTCTACGTGACAGACCTCGGCCTTTCTGTTTTGATCATCAGCCCTGGCCCCCTAGTGAGTAAACCGGAAGAACCAGCTTTTAGACCCTTATATATGTCCTTTTCATCGTTTCTTGAAATCGCGTCCCATGAACCGTTTCCTTACAGCACGCGGGCATCAAGTtatctaaataaacaaaacctgcaTCGATTCAGGTTGATTTTCGCTTTCCGGATCGAAACAAACTTGAGTGTGCATGCAAGCCATAGTTTGCCCTTGCCCAGATCTTGGAAGAATGTTCACTCCCAGGCCTTTTCTACGGTAATCTGGTTTCTCCTTTCATCTCTATACATAGCGTTCATTACCTTAAGGCTTGACCTCTGGACAACACGGTCTTCAGACTCCTTCCCCTGTAGTCCTTGGAGGCTCTATTGTCCAAACAattgtggttttctttgttcttcctgtAGTGCTTGTTCAGGCAATATCAGTTAAGCATGATGATTTCAGGAGAGACAGCCATGCTCAGCAGTTGGAGGGATTTGGGCCCATGTTCTGATAAAAGATCGAGGGGAGCACTCTCTGATGTTGGTGACCAATATGAATGTGGGTTCATTGTGCTAAACGTTATCCTCTCTTCCCAAAGCCAAGCAGCACGTGTGCCTGCTAATTGGATACCATTATTTGCAGGTTGATTATGTAaacacagggatttttttttttttaaaaaagactcagtTAAATTGTACACACTTTTCCAGgctctctcctctgtcttcatGCAAGGAATTATTGATAGGGTTATAATTTCAGATAACTTGAATCTTAGTTTTAGTGTTCCCACAGCATAGTTCATTAACTAAATCAAATGCAAACGTGAACCAAATCTTGATCGTCACACTTTGTTTCCCCAGATGCTTCCCATCTTCGTGATCTTGCTTCTGGGGAAAATTCacgtctgtgtgtctgcctgaatTATTGACTCTGCCATACCTCAAATCACATGACTCAGGATGAGCCAGGGATCCTTGGTGCTATTTTTTTATCCATGCTTTGGACGCTCTGccctcattttctctctgcctctctcctcctcttgaTATAGTGTCTGGATTATAGTGGATAGAGAACAATATCAATGTTCAAAATTCAGTGGTGTTTAAGCCATAGAGTGTACATTCCTACATGCAAGATGCAAAAACCCTGGGAAGCCTTTGGTCTGAAGATGATACAGACATTGGTACATACCCAGTGGCCTGGTGGTGTCACACAGCTTTGTTACCCACTGTGAAATAAAGTCAGTTTTCCTTAATCTTCTGCTATTGTGAGGTAGTGTTCTGAATTTGCCTTAGGAGGGGGAGGATAGAATCTCCTAAAGCTGCAGTCACAGCTGAGATGTCCTTTAGAGGGGCATGGCCACAGAATACCCAAAGTAGAACAAACAGAATCTGCAGGTGGTTAATGAGGAAGAGTGACCATTATTCCGAATGTATCTCTTCTGAGACAATGATGGTGTGATAGAAAGGCCTCTCTGTCTGTGCAGGAACATGTCAGAGCCAACAGTTCACCTGTGGAATCTGTTCTCCACATGGAAAAGTGAGTCACCCCCAGTGACAGGATGGCCCAGTGACACAAGGCTGCGATCTGGTTATTCTCTGACACTAAGACCAGTCCTTTTATGTCTTGTAATATATAAGATATAGTAAGACTGCCAAGCCAACCCCCAACCTGCTCCACACTCATCAACttcattcatttcaaaatatttcccaCTGTCTTTAAACCCCAGATATAAGaggaaactagattttaaaatgtcagtgtcTATAACTTCAAAGTATTCTTAAATCTGAACCCACTTTTTAACACGAGACACTATATTTTACATTCACATAGCCTCTTGCTTGAATAAGTGCCGTTCTCACTTGTCAGCACCCGTGCTATATTTGAATGTCTGCTCATAGGCCTGAGCCCACTTTGAGTTCctcaagagaagaaatgaagcttTATCCTTCTTGCTATATTGTGGGTTTGCTCTGTCTCCCCCACCATGGGGCACATGGGCTAGTCTGAACCTGTAGGAGTTTGTTTATTAGTCCTGCTAGGTATCCCAGTACTTTGGATCCCTTCCATCCCAGAACTAACACACCCAAACCTTGGATCCACTATAGTTGCGTTGACATCTTGCAACAGTTGAGCTCCATGAGATGACTTGATCTCCTGACTGAAGAGACAATTAATGATCATAACACAGTAATCAAATTCCTCAACATTTAAATGTATTGGTCAAAAATCTGTTGATTCTTCTGCTACTGAATTTCTATCTAGAAGAATTAACTGAGCCTTGACCTTCTTCAAAAGTTCATGGGTCAAGAACACCTAGAAGTCTTTACTGTTGTCTTTGTAAGCCTCTCTGGTACAGAGAGAAGATGAATATGTATCACTAAGGCACTCTCTCTGATAAAATGAAATGCCCTCACTCATGAATCTAGATAGTTTTTAGACAAAGATAAAGTATGGGACAAAAGTGTCATTTAAGCTAGAGTATTCCTGTAGCAAAAGCTTTTCAATATAGCCCAAGTTTCTTTTATCTTCGCTACCTAAATTCTAGTTCTGTCCCTCAATTCTGAACATGTCTAAAGCCTAACTTCCTTGGTTCTCAGAAGACCATCTTTCTCTTCTAGGCTTTTAGGCAGCTACAGAAAGCAGATTACATTCAAAGGCAATTAAGCCCTGGGCTACATGTCCTAGGGCCACCCTCCAAAAAGAAATATCTTGTCCATACCAGTTCTATCTGTACCCACAGCCAGAACCTGATCTGGAAATGTGCCCAGGGCCTGGAGAACCTCAAAAGAGTCCAATCAAGCTTGACGACTCCCATCGGGTGTGTGAGCTCCTGGCGGAGTGGGTGTGCTCTTTGCGGTGAGAGACACTGGGAAGACACGTCAGGAAGTATGTCATATTGTCATCACTACGACATTGCAAGAATGACAAGCATAGCTTACCTCGTTATATAGGCGCACAAGCACACCTTTCGGCCCAGTCTCGGCTTGTTGGGAAGCAGTCAGCTATGAGGCTCCATTATCTGCTATTTGCATTCCTCGTCTTGTTCTTGGTGCCTGCTCCAGGTAAGATGGGTTGGGAAATTAAGGGTGGGAGAGGATTGAGAACTTGTCATTTAGTCAGCCCTTCTCTGTTCCTGGTGCGCCAGAGATCAGGTGGATCTGTTGGGTGGAAACCAAACATCGCCAGTGTTTCCTTCTATAACAATcattagagaaaccctgtctcaaaaaaaacaaaacaaaacaaaacaacaacaacagtcaAAAGAGAGCATTAAAATGAAAGCAGGCTTCCGAGTTCCTCTTGCTCCACTCTTCAAAGACTAAATAATGCCCCGAAGCCAACTCTCCACCCACTGACCCACTTCATTGCTGGGATACAATTAATGAGGCAAGAGAAAGTTGATGTGGAATTTTAATTCTGATGGAAGTGAATGATTTAGTCTGATACCCAAGCCCACAGATGTCTATTCTAAATGGGCTTAGTGGTTGGAGGTAGAGCGGCACCCTAGGCCGCTTGAAAGGCGCTAGGAACAAGGGCGTCCCCAACTCCAAGTTCTTACAGTAGGGCTTAGAGGCCAGGCTGCTGTGTGGTCCCAGCTGAGATGCAGCCCATGGAGGCATTGTTTCCTGCTTAGGCACCCTTAGCTTTTCTTTAGGTTTATTAGgacaagagagaagagacagacatgAAAAGAAACCAAGTCAGCAAAGCATGGTTTGCTGGAGCCAGTGTCTTCCTAACACTCTTTCTAAaatgtgctttgattttttttttttttgttgcctcTCGCAGGGGATGCATTCATCCAGAAAAACCTCCGAAAAATATACTGCAAGATAAGAGGCGGCCGCTGCGCTCTGTTTAGCTGTCTTACAACGGAAGAACAAATAGGTCGCTGTTCAAAAAGAGGTCGGAAATGCTGCcgaaagaagaagtagaagatcCAGATTCAGGACGAGAGTGTCaccatttgggggtggggggggggaatcctcTTGGGGGCGTATAAGAGTAAAatcaaattaatatatatatattttttaaaaaattagtagcTTAATCTTTTTCAACATTCTGGTCATCACAGTCATAAACAAGTAGGCGACTAAGAAAGTTGTGAGACTCAGTTTGATTTGAATGAAGCAGCACCTCTGGAGTGGTCTACAAGATACCTAGCTTATTTTCCAAGGGCCAAGGACccgaaaaggtgtgtgtgtgtgtgtgtgtgtgtgtgtgtgtgtgtgtgtgtgtggtgtgtagcatgtatagaaatatatgtatatatggaatgtacatacacacgtgtatagatagacattttatattttctttgcccTATATTCCATTGGAAGTGGAGCCATTATCTCTTGAAATATCCCTTTGGATCTTACTGTAGATATTTTGATCTTTACAGTCTTCTCCCCAGAATTGCATTTTCCTGAACCGAAAACATCAGTTCAACCCAGAACTCACTCTTTATCCCTTCTGAAAACTTTGCTCAGAGAAACGGGAACCTGgctcttcctctgctctctctgctttctcactgCTAGTGCCTTTGCTCAGCTGCTTCCTGCCTGATCTGCATTCCACCCACTCACTTCTCATCCCTAAAGtgcctctgggggggggggctgtcctGTGTTCTCTTCTTCCTCGAAACAGCAGACTTCCCAAATAGGAGCACCTTTCCTTGATGGGCCACAGGTTCCGACTCGAGTCCTCTATCTACAGCTCTTGCGTGGCTTTTGATCTGCAGGCATTCACATATTGCCACTCTCCACCTTCAGTTGTGGAATTCACAACAGCATGGCCCTTGCCCCCATCTCTGGACACTTAGTAAGCTGACTGTGGAACTGGTTAACAAGTGTCATTTGAAGTGAAGGACATCCACACAGCTTAGACGTTCCTTCAATTTGGTGCTCTCTAGATGTTGATATAGAGTGAGTCCAGTACACCCTGATGGAAGGTCTCCCCTGACAGCAGCACCCAGTCAGAAGGGCACACAGACAAGATAACCAG containing:
- the LOC119811073 gene encoding beta-defensin 14-like, giving the protein MRLHYLLFAFLVLFLVPAPGDAFIQKNLRKIYCKIRGGRCALFSCLTTEEQIGRCSKRGRKCCRKKK